The Anopheles merus strain MAF chromosome 2L, AmerM5.1, whole genome shotgun sequence genome has a segment encoding these proteins:
- the LOC121593745 gene encoding acyl-coenzyme A thioesterase 13, which yields MSGKKGLDLLRTIATVMTKTNGYDRCLQQLVMVSGGDGRCMAEFKVEEEHLNRAGGLHGGYTATIVDVVTTYALMTKENATPGVSVDIHVSYLKGARLGDEVIIDANTVRAGRNLAFLECELRHKKDNSIIAKASHTKYIGSS from the exons ATGAGCGGCAAAAAGGGTCTCGATCTGTTGCGTACCATCGCTACTGTGATGACCAAAACCAACGGGTACGATAGGTGTTTGCAGCAG CTCGTAATGGTTAGCGGAGGTGATGGACGCTGTATGGCGGAGTTTAAGGTAGAGGAAGAACATCTGAACCGTGCCGGTGGACTGCATGGTGGCTATACCGCCACCATCGTAGACGTGGTCACTACGTACGCGCTGATGACGAAGGAAAACGCAACGCCCGGCGTATCGGTGGACATTCACGTGAGCTATCTGAAAGGTGCACGGCTAGGCGATGAAGTCATCATCGACGCCAACACGGTACGGGCGGGACGAAACCTAGCATTCCTGGAGTGTGAGTTGCGCCACAAGAAAGATAACTCAATCATTGCCAAAGCATCGCACACCAAATACATTGGGAGTAGTTAA